A part of Chanos chanos chromosome 9, fChaCha1.1, whole genome shotgun sequence genomic DNA contains:
- the comta gene encoding catechol O-methyltransferase A isoform X2, whose amino-acid sequence MLGIIICLCMGAVAVLYALFYWLIPAAVQRNARLALLWHDVFVERFLNSLTGSSRPQRLLKAVQRNAAKGDPQSVISAIDYFCRHSEWAMNVGDEKGSILDSVVSEVSPTTALELGTYCGYSTVRIARLLPPGASLITLEFNPDYAAVARQVIAHSGLQDKIHLVEGPSGDSIPKLKERFGITSLDFVFLDHWKDRYVPDTKLLEECGLLRKGSVLLADNVICPGAPEYLDYVRNNPRYESRYFQSHLEYTNVEDGLEKSVFLG is encoded by the exons cattatttgtttgtgcatgG GGGCAGTCGCTGTCCTGTATGCCCTGTTTTACTGGCTCATCCCTGCAGCAGTGCAGCGCAATGCTCGTCTGGCCCTGCTGTGGCACGACGTTTTCGTGGAGCGCTTTCTCAACTCTCTCACCGGTTCCAGCCGACCTCAG CGTTTGCTGAAAGCGGTGCAGAGGAATGCCGCCAAAGGAGATCCCCAGTCCGTCATCTCAGCCATAGACTACTTCTGCAGACACAGCGAATGGGCAATGAACGTGGGTGATGAAAAAG GATCTATATTGGACTCTGTGGTGAGTGAAGTTAGCCCAACGACGGCCCTGGAGCTTGGCACATACTGCGGGTATTCCACCGTCCGCATTGCCCGCCTGCTGCCACCTGGGGCCTCCCTCATAACCTTGGAATTCAACCCAGACTACGCTGCTGTGGCACGTCAGGTTATTGCACACTCAGGGCTTCAAGACAAG ATCCATCTAGTGGAAGGACCATCTGGAGATTCAATCCCCAAACTAAAAGAACGGTTTGGAATCACAAGCTTAGACTTTGTGTTTCTGGACCACTGGAAAGATCGCTATGTACCCGACACCAAACTGCTAGAG GAGTGCGGACTGCTCAGAAAAGGCTCTGTCCTGCTAGCAGACAACGTGATTTGTCCTGGGGCCCCCGAGTACCTGGACTATGTTCGAAACAACCCCCGGTACGAGAGCAGGTACTTCCAATCGCACCTAGAGTACACAAACGTGGAAGACGGCCTGGAGAAATCTGTCTTTTTAGGATAA
- the comta gene encoding catechol O-methyltransferase A isoform X1, with translation MLLTILAVFGGAVAVLYALFYWLIPAAVQRNARLALLWHDVFVERFLNSLTGSSRPQRLLKAVQRNAAKGDPQSVISAIDYFCRHSEWAMNVGDEKGSILDSVVSEVSPTTALELGTYCGYSTVRIARLLPPGASLITLEFNPDYAAVARQVIAHSGLQDKIHLVEGPSGDSIPKLKERFGITSLDFVFLDHWKDRYVPDTKLLEECGLLRKGSVLLADNVICPGAPEYLDYVRNNPRYESRYFQSHLEYTNVEDGLEKSVFLG, from the exons ATGCTGCTGACTATACTGGCTGTGTTTGGAGGGGCAGTCGCTGTCCTGTATGCCCTGTTTTACTGGCTCATCCCTGCAGCAGTGCAGCGCAATGCTCGTCTGGCCCTGCTGTGGCACGACGTTTTCGTGGAGCGCTTTCTCAACTCTCTCACCGGTTCCAGCCGACCTCAG CGTTTGCTGAAAGCGGTGCAGAGGAATGCCGCCAAAGGAGATCCCCAGTCCGTCATCTCAGCCATAGACTACTTCTGCAGACACAGCGAATGGGCAATGAACGTGGGTGATGAAAAAG GATCTATATTGGACTCTGTGGTGAGTGAAGTTAGCCCAACGACGGCCCTGGAGCTTGGCACATACTGCGGGTATTCCACCGTCCGCATTGCCCGCCTGCTGCCACCTGGGGCCTCCCTCATAACCTTGGAATTCAACCCAGACTACGCTGCTGTGGCACGTCAGGTTATTGCACACTCAGGGCTTCAAGACAAG ATCCATCTAGTGGAAGGACCATCTGGAGATTCAATCCCCAAACTAAAAGAACGGTTTGGAATCACAAGCTTAGACTTTGTGTTTCTGGACCACTGGAAAGATCGCTATGTACCCGACACCAAACTGCTAGAG GAGTGCGGACTGCTCAGAAAAGGCTCTGTCCTGCTAGCAGACAACGTGATTTGTCCTGGGGCCCCCGAGTACCTGGACTATGTTCGAAACAACCCCCGGTACGAGAGCAGGTACTTCCAATCGCACCTAGAGTACACAAACGTGGAAGACGGCCTGGAGAAATCTGTCTTTTTAGGATAA
- the comta gene encoding catechol O-methyltransferase A isoform X3, with protein MMMVVVVVMIIINSILSVLHQRNARLALLWHDVFVERFLNSLTGSSRPQRLLKAVQRNAAKGDPQSVISAIDYFCRHSEWAMNVGDEKGSILDSVVSEVSPTTALELGTYCGYSTVRIARLLPPGASLITLEFNPDYAAVARQVIAHSGLQDKIHLVEGPSGDSIPKLKERFGITSLDFVFLDHWKDRYVPDTKLLEECGLLRKGSVLLADNVICPGAPEYLDYVRNNPRYESRYFQSHLEYTNVEDGLEKSVFLG; from the exons CGCAATGCTCGTCTGGCCCTGCTGTGGCACGACGTTTTCGTGGAGCGCTTTCTCAACTCTCTCACCGGTTCCAGCCGACCTCAG CGTTTGCTGAAAGCGGTGCAGAGGAATGCCGCCAAAGGAGATCCCCAGTCCGTCATCTCAGCCATAGACTACTTCTGCAGACACAGCGAATGGGCAATGAACGTGGGTGATGAAAAAG GATCTATATTGGACTCTGTGGTGAGTGAAGTTAGCCCAACGACGGCCCTGGAGCTTGGCACATACTGCGGGTATTCCACCGTCCGCATTGCCCGCCTGCTGCCACCTGGGGCCTCCCTCATAACCTTGGAATTCAACCCAGACTACGCTGCTGTGGCACGTCAGGTTATTGCACACTCAGGGCTTCAAGACAAG ATCCATCTAGTGGAAGGACCATCTGGAGATTCAATCCCCAAACTAAAAGAACGGTTTGGAATCACAAGCTTAGACTTTGTGTTTCTGGACCACTGGAAAGATCGCTATGTACCCGACACCAAACTGCTAGAG GAGTGCGGACTGCTCAGAAAAGGCTCTGTCCTGCTAGCAGACAACGTGATTTGTCCTGGGGCCCCCGAGTACCTGGACTATGTTCGAAACAACCCCCGGTACGAGAGCAGGTACTTCCAATCGCACCTAGAGTACACAAACGTGGAAGACGGCCTGGAGAAATCTGTCTTTTTAGGATAA
- the abt1 gene encoding activator of basal transcription 1: MSVEEEKEAEMSDDLNSLDNTDMLKSEQGGKENASGDVANDGDVEEIDEVMAGGHGEDEDQKDEGDEETLKEEKKKKLMPGIVYLGHIPPRLRPKHVRNMLGVYGEIGRIFLQPENRAVRRKKKKAGSNSSSFTEGWVEFRDKRIAKRVAASLHNTPMGNRKRSRFSSDLWSIKYLHRFQWCHLSERLAYEQTVYHQRLRTEISQAKRETNFYLASVEKSQNLDKLRKKKEKKGEAMEEKTWDFKQRRTEEEIQKNRLSKKGVSKKNLQKARDMVKAHQEKAQSNVSLLAKIFNRGRSEN, encoded by the exons ATGTCtgttgaggaggagaaggaagcCGAAATGTCTGACGACTTAAATAGTCTAgataacacagacatgctgaAGTCTGAGcaagggggaaaagaaaatgcTAGTGGAGATGTTGCTAATGACGGAGACGTGGAAGAGATTGACGAAGTGATGGCAGGTGGACACGGTGAAGACGAGGATCAAAAAGATGAGGGTGATGAAGAAACtctgaaggaggagaaaaagaaaaaacttatGCCGGGCATAGTTTACCTGGGACACATTCCCCCGAGACTCAGGCCAAAGCATGTGCGAAATATGCTTGGTGTGTATGGAGAGATCGGGAGGATCTTCCTCCAGCCTGAGA ACCGTGCTGTTcgcagaaagaagaagaaagcaggCAGTAATTCATCCAGTTTCACAGAGGGCTGGGTGGAGTTTAGGGATAAACGGATTGCCAAGAGGGTTGCGGCCAGTCTGCACAATACGCCAATGGGCAACCGTAAGAGAAGCCGCTTCAGCAGTGACCTCTGGTCTATCAAG TACTTGCATAGGTTCCAATGGTGCCACCTGAGTGAGCGGCTGGCCTATGAGCAGACAGTGTACCATCAGCGACTCAGGACAGAGATCTCTCAGGCTAAGAGGGAGACCAACTTCTACCTGGCCAGCGTGGAGAAGAGCCAGAATCTGGACaaactgaggaagaagaaggagaagaaaggagaggccATGGAGGAGAAGACGTGGGACTTCAAACAGAGGCGGACGGAGGAGGAGATACAAAAGAACCGGCTCAGCAAAAAAGGCGTATCCAAAAAGAACCTCCAGAAAGCCCGGGACATGGTCAAAGCCCACCAGGAAAAGGCCCAGTCCAATGTGTCCCTGCTGGCTAAGATCTTTAACAGGGGAAGATCCGAAAACTGA